CCTTTAATATGATGAAAACGCCTAATATGACATTAATAGTGTTATCCACGTTTACTCTGCCAAAGAGGCATTCGGCACTAGCTTCAAAAGCGATATTATTAGCATTTGCTGTAGGCACGTACATGACCACATCTTTTGTAAACGTAGCCGGTGTACCCAGTACAGTCTGCTCAGCTCCACTATCGTATTTCACAATTATGTTGTAACTCACCTGAAATGTGCCCTGCACCCTCGCAAAACCCGGCCTATCCGGCAAAGGCGTCACTGTAAATCCGGTTGGTAAGAGCGTTACAGTGACATTTTCACACCTGTTGAACTGCGGATTGGTCTCTCCTATTAAAGGCACAAAAACCGTCGGAGCTATATTATCTAGGCATATTCTCTGCGAACATGCATCATAGACCTTATCAGCTACAATACAAACGATCTCGGTGGGCTCAGGGAATTGTCCGGGTTCTACTGGCCCAGGTACAACCTGCAAGCTTCCTATGGTCTTCGCATTAAATGCCATGTTAATCCCCCTTTCAATTTAGTTTCTAATCCCAGTTACAGTATACGTTAATAAATTTAAAGTGTTACAGCATATGCAAAAAGCATATACATATTTCAAAATGAAAAAATAACAGGGGGTGATGCTGATGAGTTCCCGCGACCAAATTAAAATAATAAAGCAAAATAATGATGTACATTGGATATTCTACATTTCAGACAGTACCCTATTTTATAAAAAGATACAAAACAGCGCTGTCGCCGAAGTTAAGCTAATAAAAGAACCTGTTTTATACTATGACGTAGACTTAGACATGGAAGATAACATACACCTTATAGCCACATTGCACAGCGGTGAGATAATGTACTTTGTATACACAAAGAGCGGATGGAAAAGCACATCACTCTATAAATTCAATACTTCCAGCCAAAAGTACGGTCCAATCGCCATAAAAAAGATAAAACACTATTTGCACGTTATTTACAGCGCTAAAAATACATTTGACGCCAGCTGGTTTTTTGCACATCATCGCTGGGATGGGGCTCAGTGGGAAGCCAACACCCTGTTAAAACTTCATAGTCCAGACCCTTATTTTGATATAGCGTCCAATTATAATAATGATATATACATCATTTTTGAAGACATTTCCAGCGGCATTACAAATGGCTATTTTTCTTCCTTTCATCCCCACATAAATAAGTGGAGCAGCCCCATCCAGTTTGCTTCCAACATCCTTCCCCATTCCTCCAAAATGTATATAGACAACGAAAATACTATACATTTCCTATGGCAGAGCCATGACGGAATATACTACAAGAAAAAATTTCAAGGAGGCTGGCCTAAAAACACCTGGAGCGATGTTAAAAAGATAACATCATACAACAAGCCCTGTAACCCCGTTATAATGAAAATACGCTTTTCTATGTGGATTGTGTGGATCCAGGAAAACGACCTGTGCTGTTGTATGTCATCAGACATGGGTACAACGTGGAGCAATCCGTTTAAATACCAGGCCATAGACCGAGACTTTTACGTCGCCAGATACATTGAAAACTCCAAAAGCAAGTTCGATGCCAGATATGTATACGGATACGAAAACCCTAATTTAAATATCGCAGTAGTAAAAGATTTCTTTGATGATAACAATAGCAAAACCGGATATTTTACATTTTATATAAAGGAATTGCAAAACTATACCGAGAACCTGATCTCAGCAGTAAAAAAGATGGAGAAAGAAAAACAAGATTTAAAAAACGCCATAACCACTCTTCAAGCAGAAAAATCTTACGCTGACGATGCCTTAGACAAACTCAATTTAGAGCTGTCAGCTATAAAAAAGCAAAATGAATACATAAAAGAAATATATGAAAAGACGCAAAAAGAGCTGACACAATTGCAATCAGAAAATGCCAGGTTAAAAGAGCTTCTAGACAATTTAAACGACAAAAAAAGTAAAAGCATATTAAGCAAACTGGTTGCCTTGTTAAGATCACTTTAACTTCTCTACTGTTTTATACTTACCATACATCATGACGACCTTAAAAATTCCCGCTATAGGGAATTTTATTTTATCGTATTCCTGAATCACTTTATCAAGGTCTTTTATGTCAAACCTTATAGAGTAACTGCATCCCGCAGTTATCCCCCTGGGTGTCGGCATAAATGAGACGTTCAAATTCAAGTATTTTAACTTGTTTTCAAAGTACATAGCGTGCTGCGATGAGTAAAAAACTATTATGCAATATTCGTGCACCGCATATCACCTCTTTATTATTATATTTGGAAGCCACAAAATATGTCCCACTATACCATATATTTCTTAAAGGAATTCACTCTGTACTTATAGAATTGATATTTTAGAATATATTTTATAAAAAGGAGCACTGAGAGACATGAAAATGTATAAAGTCTTACTCGCTTTTACCTTTATTTTCTCGCTTTTTATCAGCACGGCCAATGGCGCAGCAGCCGCCGTCAATCATAGGTACAAGCAAAAGTCTTATACCTATAATATAAACAATTCTACACAGCAACAAATGCCGGCAGCGTATGAGATATCCCAGGAGGAACAGCAATT
The genomic region above belongs to Caldanaerobius polysaccharolyticus DSM 13641 and contains:
- a CDS encoding DUF3343 domain-containing protein; its protein translation is MHEYCIIVFYSSQHAMYFENKLKYLNLNVSFMPTPRGITAGCSYSIRFDIKDLDKVIQEYDKIKFPIAGIFKVVMMYGKYKTVEKLK